In Vibrio sp. 10N, the following proteins share a genomic window:
- the lpxK gene encoding tetraacyldisaccharide 4'-kinase: protein MIEQLWFGKHPLGFALWPLLWPLSRLYRYIAARRRKAYMDGDKSRYQASVPVIVVGNITAGGNGKTPMVVWLVEQLLQQGKKPGVVSRGYGGKAAAYPLLVTADTLPSECGDEPKLIFDRTQVPVCVDPIRANATQHLESLGVDVIITDDGLQHYALDRAYEIVVIDGVRRFGNQQPIPLGPLREPLSRLDEVDLLVVNGGLQQQHQDCRLERRFTLSPDVAINLNTGQTASVEALGALAAFAGIGHPPRFFDTLNQLSANLVKTQGFADHQDFDETELAEFGRGVENVIMTEKDAVKCRSFSKDNWWYLPVSAQFSVQDSEQILQEINKVIESYGS, encoded by the coding sequence GTGATTGAGCAGCTTTGGTTTGGTAAGCACCCGCTAGGATTCGCACTGTGGCCGCTCTTGTGGCCACTGAGCAGGCTGTATCGCTATATTGCTGCCAGACGTCGTAAAGCTTATATGGACGGCGACAAGTCTCGTTATCAAGCCTCGGTGCCTGTTATTGTCGTGGGCAACATTACAGCTGGTGGTAATGGTAAGACGCCGATGGTTGTTTGGCTTGTAGAGCAGCTTCTACAACAGGGAAAAAAGCCTGGTGTTGTCTCACGCGGTTATGGCGGTAAAGCAGCCGCTTATCCACTGCTGGTCACTGCCGATACCCTGCCAAGTGAATGCGGGGATGAGCCCAAGCTGATTTTTGATAGAACTCAGGTACCAGTTTGTGTCGATCCGATTCGAGCCAACGCAACTCAGCATTTAGAGTCGCTCGGTGTGGATGTCATTATTACTGACGATGGTTTGCAACATTACGCGTTAGATCGTGCGTATGAAATCGTTGTTATTGATGGCGTGAGGCGATTTGGCAATCAGCAACCAATACCGCTTGGCCCCTTGAGAGAGCCATTATCTAGACTTGATGAAGTGGATCTTTTGGTGGTAAACGGTGGGTTGCAACAGCAGCATCAAGATTGTCGGCTAGAGAGACGATTCACCCTGTCACCAGACGTGGCGATTAATTTAAACACTGGCCAAACGGCTTCGGTGGAGGCGTTGGGAGCATTGGCGGCGTTTGCTGGCATTGGTCACCCACCGCGCTTTTTTGATACGTTAAATCAGCTCAGTGCCAATCTGGTAAAAACCCAAGGGTTTGCGGACCATCAAGATTTTGATGAGACTGAGTTAGCAGAATTTGGTCGTGGCGTTGAGAACGTCATTATGACCGAGAAAGACGCGGTAAAATGCCGTTCGTTTTCAAAGGACAATTGGTGGTATTTACCGGTGTCGGCGCAGTTTAGCGTCCAAGACAGCGAGCAAATACTTCAAGAAATCAATAAGGTAATAGAAAGTTATGGATCATAG